In Pseudoalteromonas sp. MM1, a single window of DNA contains:
- a CDS encoding YraN family protein → MSWFKALWQNSREKGQYYERQAEKYLTREGLTPVERNYYCPFGELDVIMKQGDTLVFVEVKFRKNNARGGANYALGAQKQARLKRTIYHYLAAKSLTNQPIRVDYVAITGEGAGNINWIKNVL, encoded by the coding sequence ATGTCGTGGTTTAAAGCGCTGTGGCAAAATAGCCGAGAAAAAGGCCAGTACTATGAACGCCAAGCAGAAAAATACTTAACCCGTGAGGGGCTTACGCCTGTTGAGCGTAATTATTATTGCCCCTTTGGTGAGCTTGACGTGATTATGAAACAGGGTGACACACTGGTATTTGTGGAAGTTAAGTTTCGTAAAAACAATGCCAGAGGCGGCGCAAATTATGCCCTTGGTGCACAAAAACAAGCACGATTAAAACGTACTATTTATCACTACTTGGCAGCAAAAAGCTTAACTAATCAGCCTATCAGAGTCGACTATGTAGCCATTACAGGTGAAGGGGCTGGCAATATAAACTGGATAAAAAACGTACTTTAG
- a CDS encoding SIS domain-containing protein → MQDTIKEIFTESIQVQIAAGEVLPSALESAAFTIAQSLINGNKLLCCGTANCHMLAQHMAGVLVNHYETERPCLPAIALSQENINLGQNSQVDEHDTFARQVRAFAQQGDLLLALAINGNEKHIISAVEAALTKDMKVIVMVGDDGGELVGLLGPNDVEIRTPSKRPSRIIESHLVNLHCLSELVDLTLFPQDENYV, encoded by the coding sequence ATGCAAGATACAATTAAAGAAATTTTCACAGAGAGCATTCAAGTACAAATAGCGGCAGGCGAAGTACTGCCAAGTGCACTAGAGTCTGCAGCATTTACCATTGCACAAAGTTTAATTAATGGTAATAAACTTCTTTGCTGCGGTACGGCAAACTGTCATATGCTAGCGCAGCACATGGCCGGCGTATTAGTTAATCACTACGAAACTGAGCGCCCCTGTTTACCTGCTATTGCGCTATCTCAAGAAAACATTAATTTAGGGCAAAATAGCCAAGTAGATGAGCATGATACCTTTGCTCGCCAAGTGCGCGCCTTTGCACAACAAGGCGACCTACTGCTTGCGTTAGCGATTAATGGTAACGAAAAACATATTATTTCTGCTGTAGAGGCTGCACTTACTAAAGATATGAAGGTCATAGTGATGGTAGGTGATGACGGTGGAGAACTCGTTGGCTTATTAGGCCCTAATGATGTAGAGATTCGTACCCCCTCTAAGCGCCCTAGCCGTATTATTGAATCTCACCTAGTTAACTTACATTGCTTAAGTGAACTGGTTGATTTAACTCTTTTCCCGCAGGATGAAAATTATGTTTAA
- the dolP gene encoding division/outer membrane stress-associated lipid-binding lipoprotein: MFKRSLIVLGTVVLLQGCAAAVVAGTAGAVTAANDRRTIGSQIDDNNIEIKASIALSEVERLEKFANVDAISVNGIVLLVGQVANQEMKNQAQQSIEGLSGIRKIHNQIRIGSNIGITTQTHDSWLTSKVKAQLLTAKDIPSNNIKVVTENAEVFLMGLVSESESNQAVNIARNVSGVERVIKVFEYL, translated from the coding sequence ATGTTTAAACGCTCTCTTATTGTTTTAGGTACTGTTGTTTTACTGCAAGGCTGTGCAGCCGCAGTGGTTGCAGGAACAGCTGGTGCAGTAACAGCAGCAAATGACCGCCGCACAATCGGCTCTCAAATAGATGATAATAATATAGAAATTAAAGCCAGTATTGCGCTAAGTGAAGTTGAGCGACTAGAAAAGTTTGCCAATGTAGACGCTATAAGCGTAAATGGCATTGTTTTACTAGTAGGGCAAGTTGCCAATCAAGAAATGAAGAACCAAGCTCAGCAAAGCATTGAGGGGCTTTCAGGTATACGTAAAATACACAATCAAATTAGGATCGGTTCTAATATTGGTATAACCACACAAACGCACGACTCATGGCTAACTTCTAAAGTAAAAGCACAGCTTTTAACTGCTAAAGATATACCGAGTAATAATATTAAAGTGGTAACTGAAAACGCTGAAGTATTTTTAATGGGCTTAGTATCTGAGTCTGAGTCTAACCAAGCGGTTAACATTGCACGCAATGTATCGGGTGTAGAACGTGTTATTAAAGTGTTCGAATATTTATAA
- a CDS encoding ClpXP protease specificity-enhancing factor, translating to MTPNRPYLLRAFFDWIVDNDCTPHLVVDADYPAVQVPTQFVQDGQIVLNIGPSAVTGFSLDMEQLSFNARFGGQPMQVYVPLGAVLAIYARENGEGTVFTAEEFLEDEDDFAPELESVETSDEFIDETPPEKPEKKKGSHLRVIK from the coding sequence ATGACGCCTAATCGTCCTTATTTACTACGTGCTTTTTTTGATTGGATTGTAGATAACGACTGCACACCACATTTAGTGGTGGATGCAGATTACCCAGCAGTGCAAGTGCCTACGCAGTTTGTACAAGATGGCCAAATAGTACTTAATATTGGTCCTTCAGCCGTAACTGGGTTTTCGTTAGATATGGAACAGCTAAGCTTTAATGCGCGCTTTGGCGGACAGCCAATGCAGGTATATGTGCCTTTAGGTGCAGTACTTGCTATTTATGCGCGTGAAAATGGCGAAGGAACAGTCTTTACCGCAGAAGAGTTTTTAGAGGACGAAGACGATTTTGCACCTGAGCTTGAAAGTGTAGAGACATCAGATGAGTTTATTGATGAGACCCCGCCAGAAAAGCCAGAAAAGAAAAAAGGCTCACATTTACGTGTTATCAAGTAA
- the sspA gene encoding stringent starvation protein SspA: MAVAANKRPVMTLFSGANCMYSHQVRIVLAEKGVSVDIHLAEKDNLPEALHEINPYGTVPTLIDRELGLYQANIIMEYLDERFPHPPLMPVYPVMRGRSRLMMHRIDTDWYSLAEKINNNTADAAQARKELTEALLAIAPIFNEAPYFMSEEFSLVDCYLAPLLWRLPELGIELNGSGAKELKEYMIRLFERESFQASLTEAEREIRL, from the coding sequence ATGGCCGTAGCTGCCAATAAGCGCCCTGTAATGACCCTTTTTTCTGGTGCTAACTGTATGTATAGCCACCAAGTACGTATTGTACTTGCAGAAAAAGGTGTAAGTGTAGATATTCATTTGGCTGAAAAGGATAACTTGCCAGAGGCACTTCACGAAATTAACCCTTATGGTACAGTACCGACACTGATTGACCGTGAGCTTGGCTTATATCAGGCAAACATCATCATGGAATACCTTGATGAGCGTTTCCCTCATCCTCCACTAATGCCTGTTTATCCGGTAATGCGTGGTCGTAGCCGTTTAATGATGCACCGTATTGATACAGATTGGTACAGCCTAGCTGAAAAAATCAATAACAATACTGCAGATGCTGCACAAGCTCGTAAAGAGCTGACAGAAGCATTACTTGCAATTGCACCAATCTTTAACGAAGCGCCTTACTTTATGAGTGAAGAGTTTAGCTTAGTAGATTGTTACTTAGCACCGCTATTATGGCGTTTACCAGAGCTTGGTATTGAGCTTAATGGCTCTGGCGCTAAAGAGCTTAAAGAGTACATGATCCGTTTATTCGAGCGTGAATCATTCCAAGCTTCTTTAACTGAAGCAGAGCGTGAGATCCGTTTATAA
- a CDS encoding cytochrome c1: MMKKLLIGVFALSVNLLPNMVMAAGPSVPLMEAGNDISDQPSLQRGAKLFMNYCLGCHQMQYQRYERTFRDIGIPTELGKEQLIFDGSKVGGHMLNAIAKDDAAKWFGAAPPDLTNVARVRGSDWIYTYLKSFYKDESRPFGVNNTLFPSVGMPHVLQELQGLPTPIIEEVEQHGQTVAKVVGTETDGKGELSVDEYDHAVRDLTNFLEYVGEPTRLESEALGIKVIGFLVILFILAFMLKKEYWRDVH, translated from the coding sequence ATGATGAAAAAGCTACTTATTGGTGTATTTGCTTTATCAGTAAACTTGCTGCCTAATATGGTTATGGCTGCTGGACCTTCGGTTCCTCTTATGGAAGCAGGTAACGATATATCTGATCAGCCTTCTTTACAGCGTGGCGCAAAGTTGTTCATGAACTACTGCCTTGGTTGTCACCAAATGCAGTACCAACGTTACGAACGTACGTTCCGTGATATTGGTATTCCAACAGAGCTAGGTAAAGAGCAACTGATTTTTGATGGTTCAAAAGTGGGTGGCCATATGCTTAACGCTATCGCAAAAGACGATGCTGCAAAATGGTTTGGTGCGGCTCCGCCGGACTTAACAAATGTTGCACGTGTGCGTGGTAGTGATTGGATTTACACTTATTTAAAATCGTTTTATAAAGACGAGTCACGTCCTTTTGGCGTAAACAATACGTTATTCCCATCGGTGGGTATGCCACATGTTCTTCAAGAACTACAAGGTTTACCAACACCTATCATTGAAGAAGTTGAACAACATGGTCAAACAGTGGCTAAGGTTGTTGGTACTGAAACAGATGGTAAGGGCGAATTAAGCGTAGACGAATACGATCATGCGGTTCGTGATTTAACGAATTTCTTAGAGTATGTAGGTGAACCTACACGCCTTGAGTCAGAAGCGTTAGGTATTAAGGTAATTGGATTTTTAGTTATCCTATTTATCTTGGCATTTATGCTTAAGAAAGAATACTGGAGAGATGTTCATTAA
- a CDS encoding cytochrome b N-terminal domain-containing protein, with product MFGKIVSWIDERIPMTRVWNMHIAQYPAPKNFNFWYFFGSLAMLVLVNQILTGIWLTMNFVPSSEGAFASVEYIMRDVEYGWLLRYLHSTGASAFFIVVYMHMFRGMIYGSYQKPRELLWLFGMFIFLALMAEAFMGYLLPWGQMSFWGAQVIISLFGAIPVIGDDLTLWIRGDYVISGATLNRFFALHVIALPLVIVILVFLHIVALHEVGSNNPDGVEIKRKKGTVAEEDKPKFKFHEYYTNKKDIVDAIPFHPYYTVKDIVGVVGFLILFCWVVFFMPAMNGFFLEAPNFEAANPLKTPEHIFPVWYFTPFYAILRAIPDKLIGVAAMGASIVVLALLPWIDRGRVKSVRYRCGFHKWNIAGFVVTFVLLGWVGATPQTDMKTIISQICTVTYFMFFVLLFIYSKNEKTKPLPERLTK from the coding sequence ATGTTTGGTAAAATTGTTAGTTGGATAGACGAACGTATCCCAATGACACGTGTTTGGAACATGCACATTGCACAGTATCCAGCACCTAAAAACTTTAACTTCTGGTACTTTTTTGGCTCGTTAGCCATGTTAGTACTGGTAAACCAAATTCTTACTGGTATTTGGTTAACGATGAACTTTGTTCCCTCTTCTGAAGGCGCTTTCGCATCAGTAGAGTACATCATGCGTGATGTAGAATACGGTTGGTTATTACGTTATTTACACTCAACGGGTGCATCTGCGTTTTTCATCGTTGTTTATATGCATATGTTCCGTGGCATGATCTACGGTTCTTACCAAAAACCACGTGAATTGTTGTGGTTATTCGGTATGTTTATTTTCTTAGCATTAATGGCTGAAGCCTTCATGGGTTACTTACTACCATGGGGTCAAATGTCGTTTTGGGGTGCGCAGGTAATCATTTCATTATTCGGGGCTATTCCGGTTATTGGTGATGACTTAACACTTTGGATCCGTGGTGACTATGTAATATCGGGTGCAACGCTTAACCGCTTCTTCGCATTACACGTTATTGCACTACCATTGGTTATTGTTATTTTAGTGTTCTTGCACATTGTTGCCCTTCACGAAGTGGGTTCTAACAACCCTGACGGTGTTGAAATAAAACGTAAAAAAGGCACTGTGGCGGAAGAAGATAAGCCTAAATTTAAATTCCATGAGTATTACACCAACAAAAAAGATATTGTTGATGCAATACCTTTCCACCCGTACTACACAGTAAAAGATATTGTGGGTGTGGTTGGTTTCTTAATTTTGTTCTGTTGGGTTGTATTCTTTATGCCTGCGATGAATGGTTTCTTCCTTGAAGCGCCAAACTTTGAAGCAGCAAACCCACTTAAAACGCCAGAACATATATTCCCAGTTTGGTACTTTACGCCATTCTATGCAATCTTGCGTGCAATCCCTGATAAGCTTATTGGTGTTGCAGCAATGGGTGCATCAATTGTCGTTCTAGCATTGTTACCATGGATTGACCGTGGTCGTGTTAAATCGGTTCGTTACCGTTGTGGTTTCCACAAATGGAACATTGCAGGTTTTGTTGTAACTTTCGTTCTTTTAGGTTGGGTGGGTGCGACTCCACAAACTGATATGAAAACGATAATTTCTCAAATCTGTACTGTGACTTACTTTATGTTCTTCGTACTGTTGTTTATATACAGTAAGAATGAAAAAACTAAGCCATTGCCTGAGAGGTTAACGAAATGA
- the petA gene encoding ubiquinol-cytochrome c reductase iron-sulfur subunit has product MSNAPVDNGRRRFLTIATSVVGGVGAAGAAVPFIASWNPSERAKSAGAPVEVDISKLEPGQLIRVEWRGKPVWVVSRTPKMLEQMKEHEGQLRDPQSQEPQQLESSTNDYRSLRPEIFVAVGICTHLGCSPGFFQGNFGEKVEGTDDGFYCPCHGSKFDMAGRVFQSVPAPLNLEVPPYTFLDDTTILVGEEKGVA; this is encoded by the coding sequence ATGAGCAATGCGCCTGTAGACAATGGCCGACGTCGCTTTTTAACCATAGCTACCTCTGTTGTAGGTGGTGTTGGTGCGGCTGGGGCTGCTGTTCCTTTTATTGCGTCTTGGAATCCAAGTGAGCGAGCTAAATCTGCGGGTGCGCCTGTAGAAGTAGATATCAGCAAACTTGAGCCAGGACAATTAATACGTGTCGAGTGGCGTGGTAAACCTGTATGGGTTGTATCACGTACCCCTAAAATGCTTGAGCAGATGAAAGAACATGAAGGTCAACTTCGTGATCCGCAATCGCAAGAGCCACAACAACTAGAATCATCAACAAATGATTACCGTTCATTACGCCCAGAGATTTTTGTCGCTGTTGGTATTTGTACGCATTTAGGGTGTTCTCCAGGCTTTTTCCAAGGTAACTTTGGTGAAAAAGTTGAAGGAACTGATGATGGTTTTTACTGTCCATGTCACGGTTCTAAATTTGATATGGCTGGGCGAGTATTTCAATCTGTTCCTGCGCCATTGAACTTAGAAGTACCACCTTATACTTTTCTTGATGACACCACTATTTTAGTGGGCGAAGAAAAAGGGGTAGCCTAA
- the rpsI gene encoding 30S ribosomal protein S9 translates to MMANQYYGTGRRKSSSARVFLRPGTGNIVINKRSLEEYFGRETARMVVRQALELVDMTEKFDLHITVAGGGTTGQAGAIRHGITRALMEFDESLRPQLRKAGFVTRDARKVERKKVGLKKARKRPQFSKR, encoded by the coding sequence ATCATGGCAAATCAATACTACGGTACAGGTCGTCGTAAAAGTTCAAGTGCTCGCGTATTCTTACGCCCAGGCACTGGTAACATCGTAATCAACAAGCGCTCTTTAGAAGAGTACTTTGGTCGCGAAACAGCACGCATGGTTGTTCGTCAAGCTCTTGAGCTTGTTGACATGACTGAAAAATTTGACCTTCACATCACCGTTGCCGGTGGTGGTACAACTGGTCAAGCTGGTGCTATCCGTCACGGTATCACTCGTGCACTTATGGAGTTTGACGAGTCATTACGTCCACAACTTCGTAAAGCAGGTTTTGTTACACGTGATGCACGTAAAGTTGAACGTAAGAAAGTGGGTCTTAAGAAAGCGCGTAAGCGTCCACAGTTCTCAAAACGTTAA
- the rplM gene encoding 50S ribosomal protein L13, with protein sequence MKTFVAKPETVKRDWYVVDAEGKTLGRIATEIAHRLRGKHKAEYTPHVDTGDYIIVINAEKVTVTGNKFKDKVYYAHTGFPGGLKSTTFDKLQAAKPEMIIEKAVKGMLPRGPLGRAMYRKLKVYAGTEHNHAAQQPQVLDI encoded by the coding sequence ATGAAAACGTTTGTTGCTAAACCAGAAACAGTAAAACGTGACTGGTACGTAGTTGACGCTGAAGGTAAAACTTTAGGTCGCATCGCTACTGAAATCGCTCATCGCCTACGCGGTAAGCATAAAGCTGAATACACTCCACACGTAGATACTGGTGATTACATCATCGTTATCAACGCTGAGAAAGTTACTGTAACTGGTAACAAATTCAAAGATAAAGTGTACTACGCTCATACTGGTTTCCCAGGTGGTCTTAAGTCTACTACTTTTGATAAACTTCAAGCTGCAAAGCCTGAAATGATCATCGAAAAAGCTGTTAAAGGCATGTTGCCACGTGGTCCTTTAGGCCGCGCTATGTACCGTAAACTTAAAGTTTACGCAGGTACTGAGCACAACCATGCTGCACAACAGCCTCAGGTTCTAGACATTTAA
- the zapE gene encoding cell division protein ZapE, translating into MTPWQTYQQDLKRDDFVHDQAQENAVRHLQRLYDDLTNKKPQQQGFFAKLFNKNEPEPIKGLYFWGGVGRGKTYLVDTFYEALPGERKMRVHFHRFMHRVHDELKKLNNKSNPLEIIADIFKAETDIICFDEFFVQDITDAMLLGGLMQALFARNIVLVATSNIVPDDLYKNGLQRARFIPAIELVKANTEIVNVDSGIDYRLRTLEQAEIFHSPLDEQADKNLFEYFDKLSPEAGELDQPIEIEGRLINTRKVAKCVVMFEFSELCETARSQVDYMEISRLYNTVILSNVKQLGQNNDDAARRFIALVDEFYERHVTLIISAEKPITELYTQGNLNFEFKRCISRLQEMQSLEYLAKEHLA; encoded by the coding sequence ATGACTCCTTGGCAAACTTACCAGCAAGATCTTAAGCGCGATGACTTTGTACATGACCAAGCACAAGAAAATGCAGTGCGCCATTTACAACGTTTATACGATGACCTGACAAATAAAAAACCGCAGCAACAAGGTTTTTTTGCAAAGTTGTTTAATAAAAATGAGCCTGAACCAATTAAAGGGCTTTATTTTTGGGGTGGTGTAGGGCGTGGTAAAACCTATTTAGTAGATACCTTTTACGAGGCACTGCCAGGTGAGCGTAAAATGCGCGTGCATTTTCATCGCTTTATGCACCGAGTTCACGACGAACTAAAAAAGCTAAATAATAAAAGTAACCCGCTAGAAATTATTGCCGACATATTTAAAGCCGAAACCGATATCATTTGTTTTGATGAATTTTTTGTTCAAGATATTACCGATGCCATGTTACTCGGCGGCTTAATGCAGGCATTGTTTGCGCGCAACATAGTATTAGTTGCTACTTCGAATATAGTGCCTGATGATTTATATAAAAATGGCCTGCAACGTGCGCGTTTTATTCCAGCTATTGAATTGGTAAAAGCAAACACAGAAATAGTCAATGTAGACTCAGGCATTGATTATCGCCTGCGTACCCTTGAGCAAGCCGAAATATTTCATAGCCCGTTAGATGAGCAAGCCGATAAAAACTTATTTGAATATTTTGATAAGCTCTCGCCAGAGGCAGGAGAGCTTGATCAACCGATAGAAATAGAAGGGCGATTAATCAACACACGCAAAGTAGCTAAATGCGTAGTAATGTTTGAATTTAGCGAATTGTGCGAAACCGCACGAAGCCAAGTTGATTACATGGAAATTAGCCGTTTATACAACACCGTTATACTTTCTAATGTAAAACAGCTTGGGCAAAATAATGATGACGCAGCTAGACGCTTTATCGCCTTAGTGGATGAATTTTACGAGCGGCATGTGACATTAATCATTTCAGCTGAAAAACCGATCACTGAGCTTTATACACAAGGTAACCTTAACTTTGAATTTAAACGCTGCATTAGCCGCTTGCAAGAAATGCAGTCTTTAGAGTATTTAGCAAAAGAGCATTTAGCCTAG
- a CDS encoding YhcB family protein translates to MGTVTWVGLIVITAVVAFFVGAFVTKKQFKQDELKEQAEQAQNALEQYRQDVADHLASTGKLVNKMKENYDQLLNHVEQTNQLLLDDKSKTPSEPFFSKETTEQLQASLKEREIDRSSAQAQPADYVSGESGLFAGQNGDTKTAKAS, encoded by the coding sequence ATGGGCACAGTTACGTGGGTAGGTTTAATTGTTATTACTGCTGTAGTGGCATTTTTTGTTGGTGCATTCGTTACTAAAAAGCAATTTAAGCAAGATGAATTAAAAGAACAAGCCGAGCAAGCACAAAACGCGCTTGAGCAATATCGCCAAGATGTGGCCGATCATTTAGCAAGCACTGGTAAGCTTGTGAATAAAATGAAAGAAAACTACGACCAACTTCTCAACCATGTTGAACAAACTAATCAACTATTACTTGATGATAAAAGCAAAACGCCTAGTGAGCCGTTTTTCTCTAAAGAAACAACAGAGCAATTACAAGCGTCTTTAAAAGAGCGTGAAATTGACCGCTCATCTGCGCAAGCACAACCTGCCGATTACGTATCAGGCGAGTCGGGATTATTTGCAGGGCAAAATGGCGATACAAAAACAGCTAAAGCCTCTTAA
- a CDS encoding Do family serine endopeptidase — MKMKLSLISAAILSTSLLLSPMASYAKLPIAVNGQQLPTLAPMLEQITPGVVSIQVSGSKEVRRRADPLEYFFGNPQPRSQKRQFSGLGSGVIIDADEGYVVTNNHVIQDAEKMVVTLEDGREFEATKIGTDKESDIALLQIDADDLTAVKLANSDKLRVGDFAVAIGNPFGLSHTVTSGIVSALGRSGLNIEGYEDFIQTDAAINQGNSGGALVNLNGELIGINTAILGASGGNVGIGFAIPSNMMKNLVDQIIEHGEVRRGSLGISGRPLDAGLAKAQQLDVKQGAYVMQVMDDTAASKAGIKAGDVIISINGSDISGFHELRSKIATLGEGREVKLGIYRDGKVKTVNVTLDGASGVTAAGDELHPAFQGAELENVQKNGNKGIEVTTVDPRSPSARVGLEEGDVIVQVNRQRVENIRQMNKIIEDTQGNIVLGVKRGRESIFVLIQ, encoded by the coding sequence ATGAAAATGAAATTATCACTTATTAGTGCTGCAATCTTATCTACAAGCTTATTACTAAGCCCTATGGCCTCTTATGCAAAACTGCCTATTGCAGTTAACGGCCAACAATTACCTACACTGGCGCCTATGCTTGAGCAAATTACTCCTGGCGTTGTGAGCATTCAGGTTTCTGGGTCAAAAGAAGTGCGTCGTCGTGCAGACCCGCTTGAATACTTTTTTGGTAACCCTCAACCACGTAGCCAAAAGCGCCAATTTAGCGGTTTAGGCTCAGGGGTTATTATTGATGCCGATGAAGGCTATGTAGTAACGAATAACCACGTAATTCAAGATGCCGAAAAAATGGTGGTAACGCTAGAAGATGGCCGTGAGTTTGAAGCCACTAAAATTGGTACCGATAAAGAGTCTGATATTGCATTATTACAAATAGATGCAGATGATTTAACCGCGGTTAAACTCGCTAATTCAGATAAATTGCGTGTCGGCGACTTTGCTGTCGCAATTGGTAACCCATTTGGATTAAGCCATACAGTAACCTCAGGCATTGTAAGTGCATTAGGGCGTAGCGGTTTAAATATAGAAGGCTATGAAGACTTTATTCAAACCGATGCAGCTATTAACCAAGGTAACTCGGGCGGCGCATTAGTTAACTTAAATGGTGAGCTCATTGGCATTAACACTGCTATTTTAGGTGCCTCGGGTGGAAACGTCGGTATTGGTTTTGCTATTCCATCAAATATGATGAAAAACTTAGTCGACCAAATTATCGAACATGGTGAAGTACGCCGCGGTTCATTAGGAATTTCAGGGCGCCCACTTGATGCAGGCCTTGCAAAAGCACAGCAACTTGACGTTAAACAAGGTGCTTATGTGATGCAAGTAATGGATGATACCGCCGCAAGCAAAGCAGGTATTAAAGCTGGCGATGTTATTATTAGTATAAATGGTAGCGATATAAGTGGCTTCCATGAGCTGCGTAGTAAAATAGCAACATTAGGTGAAGGCCGCGAAGTTAAGTTAGGCATTTATCGCGATGGTAAGGTTAAAACTGTAAACGTGACTCTTGATGGCGCATCTGGTGTAACAGCTGCAGGCGACGAGCTACATCCTGCTTTCCAAGGTGCAGAACTTGAAAATGTGCAAAAAAATGGCAACAAAGGGATTGAAGTAACCACCGTTGACCCACGCTCTCCTTCTGCACGCGTTGGCCTTGAAGAAGGTGATGTTATTGTTCAAGTGAACCGCCAACGTGTAGAAAATATTCGACAAATGAATAAAATCATTGAAGATACCCAAGGTAATATTGTGTTAGGCGTTAAACGTGGCAGAGAGTCTATCTTTGTACTAATTCAATAA
- a CDS encoding trypsin-like peptidase domain-containing protein, with protein MLKLLKFVLPPLFVGLGIAFLVVFFSPNMRASLLPNVPLPSAMSSNHLSFADAVKRAAPSVVTIFSESISKEPRYKQQNTVQELGSGVIMAQDGYILTNYHVINNADQILVILTDGRRFFDVQLIGFDTITDLALLKINADHLPVIPVNDNYTTSVGDVVLAIGNPLNLGQTITQGIISATGKQKITDSPYNNLLQMDAAINVGNSGGALVNSNGDLVGITSAQFKTRENLNIQGIFFAVPYSLAKEVMAKLIRHGRVVRGYLGFEGTAVDSTGKEVNDSLTPVAGMRITNLDPLGPAWQAGIEEQDIVIKIAGLSVANPQKVLEKIGNTQPGKEIEFELYRNGKVEKIMVRVAELETKL; from the coding sequence GTGCTGAAATTACTAAAATTTGTACTTCCCCCTTTATTTGTCGGTTTAGGTATCGCTTTTTTAGTGGTTTTTTTCAGCCCTAATATGCGCGCCTCTTTACTTCCTAATGTTCCCCTGCCCAGTGCTATGAGTTCAAATCATCTTAGTTTTGCTGACGCGGTTAAACGTGCAGCCCCTTCGGTGGTCACTATTTTTTCTGAAAGCATTTCTAAAGAGCCGCGTTACAAACAGCAAAACACCGTTCAAGAGCTTGGCTCTGGCGTAATTATGGCGCAAGATGGCTACATATTAACTAACTATCATGTAATAAATAATGCAGATCAAATCTTGGTTATATTAACCGATGGCCGACGCTTTTTTGATGTGCAGTTAATTGGCTTTGACACTATTACCGACTTAGCCTTATTAAAAATTAATGCCGATCACCTGCCTGTGATCCCCGTGAACGACAATTACACCACAAGCGTGGGTGATGTAGTTTTAGCGATTGGTAATCCACTCAATTTAGGGCAAACCATCACCCAAGGTATAATTAGTGCTACCGGTAAACAAAAAATTACCGATAGCCCTTATAACAACTTATTGCAAATGGATGCCGCTATAAATGTAGGTAACTCTGGCGGTGCTTTGGTTAACTCAAATGGTGATTTAGTGGGTATTACATCAGCGCAGTTTAAGACCCGTGAAAACTTAAATATTCAAGGGATATTTTTTGCTGTACCTTATTCGCTTGCTAAAGAAGTGATGGCAAAGCTAATACGCCATGGCCGTGTAGTACGTGGTTATTTAGGCTTTGAAGGCACCGCAGTAGATAGCACAGGTAAAGAGGTAAACGACAGTCTAACTCCTGTAGCAGGCATGCGTATTACCAATTTAGACCCACTAGGCCCTGCATGGCAAGCTGGCATTGAAGAGCAAGACATCGTTATTAAAATTGCAGGGTTAAGTGTCGCCAACCCGCAAAAAGTACTCGAAAAAATAGGCAATACACAGCCCGGTAAAGAAATAGAATTTGAGCTGTACCGAAACGGTAAAGTAGAAAAAATAATGGTTAGAGTTGCAGAGCTCGAAACTAAACTCTAA